In one window of Flavobacterium ginsengisoli DNA:
- a CDS encoding DUF6646 family protein: protein MKKIITLVFLVTFGFVNAQEAFKGKGDIKVNVGANLQDGGSGIQGSVDFGLGENFSFGFVANYILGFDNFNGYYHGSSDLYHDAEPDFSDRFDAKARINANLSSVIGVKELDVYPGLSLGLHNFGGHVGGRYFFTDGFGVFTEIGFPIAKYGSNNDPFYHLNNQATFSLGASFNL, encoded by the coding sequence ATGAAAAAGATTATTACACTTGTGTTTTTAGTGACATTCGGATTTGTTAATGCTCAAGAAGCTTTCAAAGGAAAGGGAGATATTAAAGTAAACGTAGGAGCTAATTTACAAGATGGTGGTTCTGGAATTCAAGGTTCTGTTGATTTTGGTTTAGGAGAAAATTTCTCTTTTGGTTTTGTAGCAAACTATATACTAGGATTTGATAATTTTAATGGTTACTACCACGGAAGTTCAGATCTTTATCACGATGCTGAACCAGATTTCTCAGATCGTTTTGATGCTAAAGCAAGAATCAATGCTAACTTATCTAGTGTAATTGGTGTAAAAGAATTAGACGTTTACCCTGGATTAAGCTTAGGTTTACATAATTTCGGCGGACACGTTGGTGGTCGTTATTTCTTCACTGACGGATTTGGTGTTTTCACAGAAATCGGATTCCCAATTGCAAAATATGGTTCAAACAATGATCCTTTCTATCATTTGAATAATCAAGCTACTTTTAGCTTAGGAGCTTCGTTTAATTTATAA
- a CDS encoding PAS domain-containing protein, with amino-acid sequence MKNRNSDDPLRRNSVPILSWDFHYEYLNELKALSTDLKRVSQISDEFIWDEKMLNIQERLKNEVVLVTDLDLKIVFASSGIKKMTGYKEEEILGKTPKMFQGPATSQKDLKEIREAVKKEDSFCKNT; translated from the coding sequence ATGAAAAATAGAAATTCTGATGATCCGCTGCGGCGAAATTCAGTTCCAATCCTATCTTGGGATTTCCACTATGAATATCTGAATGAACTAAAAGCACTAAGTACTGATTTAAAAAGGGTAAGCCAAATCTCAGATGAATTTATCTGGGATGAAAAAATGCTCAATATTCAGGAAAGACTCAAAAACGAAGTGGTTTTAGTAACCGATTTAGATTTGAAAATAGTTTTCGCGTCAAGCGGAATAAAAAAAATGACGGGCTACAAAGAGGAAGAAATCTTAGGAAAAACACCAAAGATGTTTCAAGGCCCAGCAACTTCACAAAAAGATTTAAAGGAAATAAGAGAAGCGGTAAAAAAAGAAGATTCCTTTTGTAAAAACACTTGA
- the dinB gene encoding DNA polymerase IV, producing MSETPTYRKIIHIDMDAFYASVEQMDNPELRGKPVAVGGSENRGVVSAASYEARKFGVRSAISGVLAKKYCPDIIFVRPRFDRYKEISSKIHKIFHEYTDLVEPLSLDEAYLDVTKNKKGNPSASLLAQEIRQRILDEVGLTASAGISINKFVAKIASDYNKPNGQKTVNPDEVEAFLEDLPIRKFYGVGKVTTEKMYQLGIFTGTDLKSKSLEFLEKHFGKSGAFYYHVVRGIHNSEVKSSRITKSVAAEHTFDVNLSSEIFMMQQLERIAVSLEKRLQRHNISGKTITLKIKYSDFSRQTRSKTLPYFISDKSLIMENVEELLYQEKMKDSVRLLGISLSNLNNEEKKAVVVRLKFTF from the coding sequence ATGTCTGAAACACCAACATATCGTAAAATTATTCATATTGATATGGATGCCTTTTATGCATCGGTAGAACAGATGGACAATCCAGAACTAAGAGGCAAACCAGTTGCAGTTGGAGGTTCGGAGAATCGAGGAGTGGTTTCGGCCGCAAGTTACGAAGCAAGAAAGTTTGGTGTTCGCAGTGCCATCAGCGGCGTTTTAGCCAAAAAATATTGTCCAGATATTATTTTCGTAAGACCAAGATTTGATCGATACAAAGAGATTTCATCCAAAATCCATAAAATTTTTCATGAATATACCGATTTAGTCGAGCCACTTTCGCTTGACGAAGCTTATTTGGATGTTACCAAAAATAAAAAAGGAAATCCTAGCGCAAGTCTTTTAGCACAAGAAATTAGACAAAGAATTTTAGATGAAGTTGGACTAACCGCTTCGGCAGGTATTTCAATCAATAAATTTGTGGCCAAGATTGCCAGCGATTATAATAAACCGAACGGACAAAAAACGGTAAATCCTGACGAAGTAGAAGCTTTTTTGGAAGATCTTCCAATTCGTAAATTTTATGGCGTTGGGAAAGTGACAACAGAAAAAATGTATCAGCTCGGAATTTTCACAGGAACCGATTTGAAAAGCAAGTCTTTAGAGTTTTTAGAAAAACACTTCGGAAAATCTGGAGCGTTTTATTACCATGTTGTGCGTGGCATACATAATAGTGAAGTAAAGTCTTCGAGAATAACCAAATCTGTGGCCGCAGAACATACTTTTGATGTGAATCTGTCTTCTGAGATTTTTATGATGCAACAACTAGAACGTATAGCGGTTTCGTTAGAAAAACGTCTGCAAAGGCATAATATTTCTGGAAAAACAATTACACTTAAAATCAAGTACAGCGATTTTTCGCGACAAACGAGAAGTAAAACTCTCCCTTATTTTATTTCTGATAAAAGTCTGATTATGGAAAATGTTGAGGAGTTGTTATATCAGGAAAAGATGAAAGATTCGGTACGATTGCTCGGAATCTCATTAAGCAACTTAAATAACGAGGAAAAAAAGGCAGTGGTGGTGCGGCTAAAATTTACTTTTTAA